CATTGCAAAAAGTTCTGAAATCGTCCGCTCTTACGCTGACAGCAATATTTTTCTGTTCATGGGCGGATTTTTTATCGCCATGGCCATGCAAAAATGGGGACTGCATCGGCGCATTGCCTTGCATATCATTAAAATTATCGGTCTGGGACCTAAAAAAATAATTCTCGGCTTCATGGTCGCCACTGCGTTCCTTTCCATGTGGATTTCCAACACCGCGACAACCATGATGATGTTCCCCATCGCGCTGGCTGTCATTTTGCAAGTTTCGAATTTCAGAGACGAGAAAAATAATTCTCTGCCGGAGTCAATTATCCAGCCGTTTCAATTAGCCCTGATGCTCGGAATTGCCTACGCGGCGAGCATCGGAGGAATTGGCACAATAATCGGCACACCGCCGAATATTGTTTTTGCTGCTCAAGTGAAATCTCTCTTTCCGAACGCGCCTGAAATCGGCTTTTTGCAATGGATGATGGTTGGGGTTCCGCTTGTTGTTGTTTTTCTTCCCATTAGCTGGCTGGTTTTAACCCACATTCTTCAGCCTATTCGGATTAAAAAATTCCCCGCAGGAAAAGAGGTCATTGATGAACAGCTTGAAAAATTGGGGCAATTTTCGAAGGGCGAAAAACTTGTAGCTATTATTTTCGTCTTCACCGCCTTGGCATGGATTTTTCGAAAAAATATTGAAATCGGAAATTTTGTCATTCCGGGCTGGTCCAATTTACTGGGCATCGCTAAATACGTAAACGACGCCACGGTGGCTATTTTTTCTTCTCTGCTGCTATTTTTTATTCCGGAAAAAATTGACAAAGGCTCTTTTCTGTTGGATTGGGAATGGGCAATAAAAATTCCCTGGGGAATATTGCTGCTCTTTGGTGGCGGAATAGCGCTGGCATCAGGTTTCAAGGCAACAGGATTAGCCGCCTGGATCGGACAACAATTGAACGCATTTTCAAGCATGCCATTGATTCTTCTGATTATGCTTACTTGCATCATGCTCACATTTCTGACAGAAATCACATCGAACACAGCGACGTCGACAATTTTTATGCCCATCCTGGCAGCGACAACACTGGCCATCGGCTTAAATCCCTTTTTACTAATGATCCCGGCGACAATTTCCGCCTCCTGCGCCTTCATGCTCCCGGTTGCCACGCCGCCAAATGCCATTGTCTTCGGCTCCGGTTATCTGACAATTCCGCAGATGGCAAAAAACGGACTCTTAATGAATTTAATCGGAATTTTCATCGTAACTGCCGTGACTTATTTGATTGCCATTCCGGCGTTTGGGATTGTTCTGGGACAAATGCCGGCGTGGGTGCATTAAAAAATTTCCCAAGTGTATTCCACCTCGGAGGCGAGTACACTTTATCAAATGTTTAGAATCGAAAAATTTTGAGGAGGTATTTGTATGACAAGTAAGAATTTTATTGAAACAGAAGACAAGTACGGAGCGCACAACTACAAGCCACTGGATGTAGTGATCACGCGCGGGAAAGGCGTCTGGTTGGAAGATGTTGACGGAAACAAATATATGGATTTTTTGGCTGCCTACTCTGCGGTGAATCAGGGGCATTGTCATCCGCGATTGGTGGAAGTGATAAAAGAGCAAGCGGAAAAATTGACGCTGACGTCCCGCGCGTTCCGCAACGACCAATGGCCCCTACTGGCAAAAGAGTTGTGTGAATTAACAGGCTACGACATGGTGTTACCAATGAATTCCGGCGCCGAAGCTGTGGAAACCGCGCTCAAAGCAGTCCGCAAATGGGGCTATCAGGTAAAAGGAGTTGAAAAAGACAAAGCTGAAATTATCGCCTGCGACGGCAATTTTCACGGCAGGACAATTACGATTGTCACTTTTTCACCGGAAGAACAATACAAAGACGGATTTGGTCCTCTTACTCCGGGATTCAAACTCATTCCTTACGGCGATGCTGAAGCACTGGAAAAAGCAATTACGCCGAACACAGTGGCTTTTTTAGTGGAACCCATTCAAGGAGAAGGCGGCGTTGTTGTCCCGCCCGAAGGATATTTGAGAAAAGCAAAAGAGATTTGTGAGAAAAACAATGTGCTTTTTGTCGCTGATGAAATCCAGAGCGGGCTTGGCCGCACAGGGAAACTTTTTGCCTGCGATCACGAAGGCGTCAAACCGGACGTGATCACGATCGGCAAAGCGCTTTCCGGAGGATTTTATCCCGTTTCCGCTATGCTGGCAAATAAAGAAGTGATGTCAGTTTTTACGCCGGGAGATCACGGCTCGACTTATGGCGGCAATCCATTGGGCAGCGCCATTGCTCGTGAGGCATTGAAAATTATCGTCGAAGAAAAATTGCCGGAACGCGCTGCAGAATTGGGCGAGTACGTCATGTCGCGATTAAATAAAATTAAAAGCCCCCACGTTGATTTTTATCGCGGGAAAGGCCTCTGGATCGGTATTGTCTTGAAAGATGAAGCAGGCGGCGCCCGTCGTTTCTGCGAAGCACTGATGAAAAAAGGCGTGCTGGCAAAAGAAACGCACTGGAATATCATCCGTCTGGCTCCGCCGCTGGTCATTACCAAAGAAGAAATAGACTGGGCACTGGAGCGAATCGAAGAAGTTTTGATAATGGAATATTTGATAATGGAATAGGTTTTTTTACGAGTCTAATTCTAAAACGGTATTTTTTTCAGGTGTTTGAAATTAGTGTGTGATGTTTTAGAGAGAAACATTGCTGTCCTGAGTTACATTTTTTCTGCATATTTTCTCCTTGACATTCTGTGCATTATTTGGTATAATTGATTTGGGAATTTTAGCAATAACGTTCAACTCCTTTGGAGTTGTTTGGTTTAACATTCAATATCAGGCTACAAATGTAAAATCCCTTCGGGATTTAAACTTAATTTGGATTTGAAAACGCCGAAGGCGTTCAACATTTGTAGGAAAAATTAGCATTACATTTTTCCAACCCCAGAGGGGTTGAACAATCTAAATAGCGCCATTAAATTAGACAGGACGGAATTGGTATTTTGTAACATTCATATTTATCATTAAGCAAATTAGACTGTGATAACTTCAAAGAATACATACAAAGATAGATCTACTCACTAATAATAAATTTCCAATCTAATGAACTTCAATATTATGTTTCATATCTAATGTTATTCAAAAAATTCAAAAATCTTGGAAAAATTGATATAACAATAAATTTGCAGAAATTTTACTTTTCCTTTAAATATAAAAACATGAATGACCAGTTAGAAAATATTCTTGTAAATATTACGTTTAAAAACAATGTAGGGGAGGCATATATGCGTCCCCTACAACCTAATTTCAATAAAAATAGTTGATCGTAAAATTTAACTGATCATTGGTATTAAAAAGGGAAAGTTTCTTTGGTGAGTTTATTTGGATGTCCCTGAAACCTGCACGTATTTATTAGAAAAAATTTCCTCCCTGTTTTGGCTGGACTCCTTAATAAGATTCACAAATTACGCGATTTTATTTCTTCATATCAGAAATTCATTTTTAACTCTGATATTGCTCAACTTCCCGATCAATTTCTTCGCCAAATTCATCTTCTGCAACATCTAGATCAAAATCCATTTGTAGCCCCAACCAAAATTGGGCTGAATTACCAAAATATTTAGCCAACCGCAACGCCACATCTCCAGTGATTCTTT
This window of the Calditrichota bacterium genome carries:
- a CDS encoding addiction module antidote protein, HigA family, which produces RITGDVALRLAKYFGNSAQFWLGLQMDFDLDVAEDEFGEEIDREVEQYQS
- the rocD gene encoding ornithine--oxo-acid transaminase, which translates into the protein MTSKNFIETEDKYGAHNYKPLDVVITRGKGVWLEDVDGNKYMDFLAAYSAVNQGHCHPRLVEVIKEQAEKLTLTSRAFRNDQWPLLAKELCELTGYDMVLPMNSGAEAVETALKAVRKWGYQVKGVEKDKAEIIACDGNFHGRTITIVTFSPEEQYKDGFGPLTPGFKLIPYGDAEALEKAITPNTVAFLVEPIQGEGGVVVPPEGYLRKAKEICEKNNVLFVADEIQSGLGRTGKLFACDHEGVKPDVITIGKALSGGFYPVSAMLANKEVMSVFTPGDHGSTYGGNPLGSAIAREALKIIVEEKLPERAAELGEYVMSRLNKIKSPHVDFYRGKGLWIGIVLKDEAGGARRFCEALMKKGVLAKETHWNIIRLAPPLVITKEEIDWALERIEEVLIMEYLIME
- a CDS encoding DASS family sodium-coupled anion symporter — encoded protein: MTTSEIESSSAAGKPYTFRQKFGLFFGIPLFLLVLKVPISGTLTPEAQNTLAVAVLMAFWWITEALPIPATSLIPIVAFPLLGIAKSSEIVRSYADSNIFLFMGGFFIAMAMQKWGLHRRIALHIIKIIGLGPKKIILGFMVATAFLSMWISNTATTMMMFPIALAVILQVSNFRDEKNNSLPESIIQPFQLALMLGIAYAASIGGIGTIIGTPPNIVFAAQVKSLFPNAPEIGFLQWMMVGVPLVVVFLPISWLVLTHILQPIRIKKFPAGKEVIDEQLEKLGQFSKGEKLVAIIFVFTALAWIFRKNIEIGNFVIPGWSNLLGIAKYVNDATVAIFSSLLLFFIPEKIDKGSFLLDWEWAIKIPWGILLLFGGGIALASGFKATGLAAWIGQQLNAFSSMPLILLIMLTCIMLTFLTEITSNTATSTIFMPILAATTLAIGLNPFLLMIPATISASCAFMLPVATPPNAIVFGSGYLTIPQMAKNGLLMNLIGIFIVTAVTYLIAIPAFGIVLGQMPAWVH